One Leptospira wolffii serovar Khorat str. Khorat-H2 genomic window, AGGTTAATACGCCTTTAGGAGCGATCATCTCTTCTAATGAGGGAATACAAAGCGTATTCAGAAGCGATTGGGAAAAGCTTCTTTGCGATTATGCGGAATTCGGAGATAGGGAAAGGGAAGTATGGCGAATGATCTTCTCTAAGGGCAGTATTTTCCCGGAGTTTTACGATTCGGCCGAGGAACGACGGAATAGAAAGGCTATCAAAGAGGAATTGGCAAGTATGGGCTATTCTTCCCTGGATACGATGTCGGAAAGTCTCGCGGAACTCGGAATCGGACCTAAGGATCTTCTGGCGTTGATTCTAAATATTCCGAAGGAAATTTTACCCGCTCTAGTGGCGAACGCTTCGAGTTTATCCGGAATATTGAGATATAGTAATGTGATTCGCGAGGCCGCCGTCAAAGCGGCCGGAGTGATTCGAGCCCTCAAAACGTACGTATACCAGGACCAGAGTGGAATCGGAATCGTGGATATCCGAGAACAAATGGATATCGTATTAACATTATATTATAATAAGGCGAAGCTTGGAGTGGAGATCGTTAGGGATTTTTCGGAAGATTCTCTTGTACTCGGTCAGGCGGACCAATTGACTCAAGTTTGGGCGAATCTGATCAATAACGCCTTCCAAGCCATCTCCTACCAGGGCAAATTGGAATTGGTGTCGGTCGTGGAGGGCAAGGATCTAATCGTAAGCGTTACCGACGACGGCCCAGGAATTCCGGAGGAGATCCAGGATCGGATTTTCGAGCCGTTCTTCACGACCAAAATGCAAGGCGAGGGAAGCGGTCTAGGACTGGATATTTGTAGGAAGATCGTCGAAAGACATAACGGTAGTATAGATTTTGTTTCCCGTCCAGGAAGGACTAGTTTTCGGGTAAGACTTCCCCTTGCGGAAAGGAAGTGAAAGATTCGGACTCGGTCGGTTTTTCGATTCGGATTTCCATTTAAGAAAGAAAAATCCGAATTTACAAACCGGAGTTAAACGGGCAAAAGAATCCGCATGAAACAGATCTTTTTGCGAGTCTTAGGATTCGGTTTTCTAATTTGGCTCGTTCCTTTTATCGTAGCCTTCGGCTTCTATACCCCTGAAGGAAAATTACAGGGAGATTTCTTCGTTTTTAAGACCACGATGCTTCTCGTGGGAAATCTTACGGGTTGTTTTTTTCTCGCCCTTCTTTCCAAACGAATTTCCCGCCCTGCCTTCGGAACTTTTTTGGGGATCAGTATCGTCTGGCTTTTGGAAAATTGGGGTCTTGATTTTCTGATCCTGCTTCCCATGAATAAAATGGGAGCCTACGATTATTTCGTCCAAATCGGACTTCGTTATCTGACCATGCTGATGATCGGACCTGCCATCGGTTACGCGATCGACAAACACAAGTAATAATAACGTATTGTTGTTTGCGATTTTTCGGTCGGGAGAATGGAAAAACCAAACGTTTATTCTCCTATGTCTGCGAAGAACGGCGGAATTATTGGCGAAGGCGTACCAAGGATCGGGCAACCCGGAAAGAGCGGCCTTCCTGATGGAAGGCATCTCGAGTTCGATTTAAGTCTTAGGGATCTCGCTTCCTTTGATAAAACCCGGACGGTTTCCGAGTTTCTCTTCCCAGGCTTTCAATTTGGGATAATCTTCCAGACCTAGATCGATATAACTGCGACCTTTTACCCAAGGCCAGGTGGCGATATCCGCGACGCTCAATTCGTTTCCTGCCAGGTATTCCGATTCGGAGAGTCTTCTTTCCAGGACGGAATAAAGACGTTTCGTTTCGTCGTAGTATCTCTTCATGGCGTACGGAATCTTTTCGGGAGCGAATTTAATGAAATGGTTGGCTTGTCCCTGCATCGGGCCCACTCCTCCCATTTGGAACATCAACCATTGTATGGCGATGGATCTCTCTTTCGGATCCTTGGGTAGGAACTTTCCCGTCTTTTCCGCCAGATAGATAAGAATGGCCCCCGACTCGAAGACGGGAAAATTGCCGTTATCCGTGTCTACGATTGCGGGAATCCTTCCGTTCGGATTTATCTTCAGGTACCATTCTTCTTTTTGTTCGAGCTTTCCTAGATTGATGGGATGCACGTTATAGGGAAGGCCTAATTCCTCCAACATGATGGAAACTTTCTTTCCGTTCGGAGTTCCGGCCGTATACAATTCGATCAAAGTATTCTCCTTTCGATAAGACTTAGACGGAATCGTTTTCAGGAAAGCGGATTTTTGTAGGAACTCTCCGGGACACTAACGGATCATTTCTCAATGACGGTCCCGGAGATCGACTTTCAGAAGCCGGAGAATACGGATTGTAATATATGGAAGGAGATCGCGAGCATACTTCCGATTCCCAGATCGTAAGAGATATTTCTCCAAGGTTGACGAGGAATATAGTAAAAGATCGCGTGCAATATCCGCGAAAGGACGAATAGTCCGGAGTAGAGTACGGTTCCTTCCTCCCAGCAGTCCAATTGAACGTATCCCAATAGAAGAAAAAGAAAGATGGGAATGTTTTCCAAGTCGTTCCGGAAAAGATTGGAAGCTGTGATAACGATCGGATCGTCGTGATTTGCCGGTTCCGATCTTGTGAAGAATGTGGCGTCCTCCTTATGCCGGAAGGTTTTCGTTTTGATTCGGAAGAGACCCTGCACGATCGCATTGGATAAGAGTTTGAAAAATAGTAGTACCGCAGTGACGGCATATACTTGCCAGGAAAATTCCATCTTGCCTCCGTTCGCAGCGAATACGATCCGGAGGGTTTTAGATTTCTTCCAGCAAAAAACGTTATGCGGATTTTACTTTTTCGCGTTTCAAACGCTTCCGGATTTCCTTTCCTCGTTTCTGGTTTTCTTCCAGAACTTTCAGGATGGTATCCACTGGGAAAGCGGTGCCTTGGAACATTCTCGCAAAAACGCGCTCGGGCATATCGTACCAACGTGCCTTGGAAGAAAGCAGTAATTCTCCGGTTTTTTTGAGGTGAACGGTGGCTTTGGTGTAAAGTCGTCTCCGCCTAACCATCGTTACCCAGCATCTCACTTCCAACTCTTCTCCTAAAGGGCAGGCTTTATAATATCTCATATAGAGTTGGTCGGTCATGACGAAATGGCCTAAATGAAAACAAAGAACTCCTTGCGCCTCGTCCAAGAGGGTCGCCAAAGCTCCGCCGTGAGCGTATCCGGGAGCACCTTCGAAATCCCTATCTATCGTCCAATCGAAACGTACTTCTCCGGAGGCTTCATGAAAAGGGAAGCTCGCATGTAGGCCCCGGGGATTTTCCGGTCCGCATCCGAAGCAATTCTTATGATGCCAATCCTGTCCGTTTTGACTCGCTTTGATATGTCTATATATGTCTTGTTTGGTCATCGTTTATCACAGCTCTTGCGATCTATAACCATGGAAAAACGAGAGTGTTCTCGAACAAGGAGGAAATACGGAAACGTAGAAACGACTCTATAGCGAACGGCGTATTTTAAAAGCAGAAGGAGGAAGTGAATTCCTAAGGATTTAATTCTTCAGCCAAACTAAAGCTTTCTTAGAACGAAGACTCAAATCCCTTGACCGGTCGGAGCGCTTTCCGTAATCTCATTTCGTCGTCCTTTAAGGAGTGAGAATGAAAGCCGCAGTATTGGAATCCGGAAAAAGAACTCTGAGCATACAGGAAGTTTCCGTCCCTAAAGTAGGACCGAACGAGGTCAAGGTAGGCATCAAGGCCTGCGGGATATGCGGGTCTGATATACATCTCATTCTACACGGAACCTTGAAGTGCAAACATTACCCTCAGATCCCCGGACACGAGGCATCGGGAGTCGTGGAAGAAATAGGGGAGAATGTGACGCGATTCAAGAAGGGAGACAGAGTGGTTCTCGCGGCAGGAACCAGTTGCGGGCAATGTCCCGCTTGTAAGAGCGGAAGGGAAAATCTATGCAAGGAAATAGGCGTTTTCGGTTTCGATCGCAGCGGCAGCTTTGCGGAATACAACGTGGTCGAAGAACGTTATTTGTATCCTCTTCCGGATTCCATCCCCTTCGAACAGGGAGCGATTCTGGCGGACGCCGTATCGACGCCGTATAACGCGATTAAGTTTCGCGGTAAGATCCAGGACGGGGATACTGTCGCGGTATTCGGTTGTGGAGGATTGGGGATTCACGGGGTCGCAATCGCAAGAGCCTTGACCAAGGGCAAAGTGATCGCTTTGGATGTGGATAAGGGAGCCTTGGAAAACGCTCTCGCCTACGGAGCAAACGAAGTAGTGGATCTAAAAAGCGTCAAGAATGCCGGTAAGACCCTAAAGGAAATCTCCAAGGGAGTGGATCTACTCGCGGACTTCTCCGGAAGGATGACGAATATAGAAGAATCATTACGCGCCATGAATCCGGGGGGGAGAATGGTTCTGGTGGGGATCGGTAGAGAACCGCTGAAGTTCGCGATACCGTTCTCCATCATAGAAAAGCAGATCACCGTGGCAGGTTCCTACGGTTCGGACCATAGGGCGATTCCGGAGTTGATCGATCTTTATGTGGAGGGAAAATTGAATTTATCCAAATCCATAACCGGGATCCGTAAATTGGACGAAATCAACCAAGGATTGCAGGACCTGGAGGACAGGAAAGGGAACCCGATCCGGTATATCATTTCTCCGTAAGGAGCACGAAAACCAATCGTCTTTTTCGGGGAGGTCGAAAAACTGCGAGAAACGCGGCCTCCGCGAGAATGGACTATGAACATCGCATTAGAATATAAGAAATATCTACTTTCCCTCAGATCGTTTTGGGTTCTCTGGCTATTGGGAGAAGTGCTCTCCTATTATGCCTTATTCCAATTCATCGATTTCGCAAAAAGCGATCCTTCTACCGCTCAGCCTCCCGGACAATTTCTAATCACCTTTTCCAAGCTCGGATTAAACCTTCTGATCTTATTCTCTCTTAGAGCGGGGATGGAGAAGCCGGTATCTTTCGGAGATTACATACTCTTCCTACTTAGATACCTGGGCTTCCTTCTTATACTAGGAGTCATACTCATCGTATTGATTCTTTTGGGAGGGATCGCAATCGCGATAGGAATGGGTGCGGGTTGGATTCCGAAATTCGAATCCGGTCCCGAAGGGTATTTGGGAATCGTTAAGATTCTCGTAGATATCGTGCTGGTACTGGGATTAGTCACGACCCCCGTATTCGTTTGGCTTTTCTCCGCTCAGTTCGCTCGATTGAAAGTGTTGCCCGGTTGGGGAAATATGAAGGCGGCATTGGGAGAAGGAGAATATAAAAAGGCACTTGCCCTGGTTTCTATCGCGATCCTGGGAGTGTTCTTTATCGGATATTACGGTTTGGATCTAAAATCGTTTTGGGATCTCGCGGCGAAACCTTCGGAGCAAGTCGTGAAAATGAGGGAACTCTATGTGAATAGGGAAATACCACTCTATATTATGGAAATTGTAAATTCTCTTTTTGTGATTTTATACGGTTATGTGACTTACGT contains:
- a CDS encoding PaaI family thioesterase — its product is MTKQDIYRHIKASQNGQDWHHKNCFGCGPENPRGLHASFPFHEASGEVRFDWTIDRDFEGAPGYAHGGALATLLDEAQGVLCFHLGHFVMTDQLYMRYYKACPLGEELEVRCWVTMVRRRRLYTKATVHLKKTGELLLSSKARWYDMPERVFARMFQGTAFPVDTILKVLEENQKRGKEIRKRLKREKVKSA
- a CDS encoding glutathione S-transferase family protein; protein product: MIELYTAGTPNGKKVSIMLEELGLPYNVHPINLGKLEQKEEWYLKINPNGRIPAIVDTDNGNFPVFESGAILIYLAEKTGKFLPKDPKERSIAIQWLMFQMGGVGPMQGQANHFIKFAPEKIPYAMKRYYDETKRLYSVLERRLSESEYLAGNELSVADIATWPWVKGRSYIDLGLEDYPKLKAWEEKLGNRPGFIKGSEIPKT
- a CDS encoding MAPEG family protein, whose protein sequence is MEFSWQVYAVTAVLLFFKLLSNAIVQGLFRIKTKTFRHKEDATFFTRSEPANHDDPIVITASNLFRNDLENIPIFLFLLLGYVQLDCWEEGTVLYSGLFVLSRILHAIFYYIPRQPWRNISYDLGIGSMLAISFHILQSVFSGF
- a CDS encoding zinc-binding dehydrogenase; the protein is MKAAVLESGKRTLSIQEVSVPKVGPNEVKVGIKACGICGSDIHLILHGTLKCKHYPQIPGHEASGVVEEIGENVTRFKKGDRVVLAAGTSCGQCPACKSGRENLCKEIGVFGFDRSGSFAEYNVVEERYLYPLPDSIPFEQGAILADAVSTPYNAIKFRGKIQDGDTVAVFGCGGLGIHGVAIARALTKGKVIALDVDKGALENALAYGANEVVDLKSVKNAGKTLKEISKGVDLLADFSGRMTNIEESLRAMNPGGRMVLVGIGREPLKFAIPFSIIEKQITVAGSYGSDHRAIPELIDLYVEGKLNLSKSITGIRKLDEINQGLQDLEDRKGNPIRYIISP